GCGCTCACGCGCGACCCGCACGACGTCCTCGCGGAACTCCTTCGGGAACGGCTTCGGCACAGCAACATCCTCCCAGCCCGGCCACCGGCCAAGCGATCTCAGATGTCACAGATCCCTGCAGCAGACCCGATACCTCGATCAGACCCTCGGCGCTGAGTAGCGCGACGGCTCGGTGGGAGGTGGCGATCGAGACGTTGTAGGCGGTCGCCAGCTCGTTGGTGCTGGGGACGAAGCTTCCCGGGGCGAGCCGTCCGTCTTGGATCTGCTGCCGCAATTCGGCGGCGATGACCTCGTAGGGTCCGCGAGGCGCGCGCGGTGCCGGGACGACGATCGCCGGCATGATCCCGCCCATCGTCTCGGCAGCTCGTTGACCGGCTTCGTCGACCCAGGCGGCGTAGACCTTGAGGGTGGTCGCTCCCCCGCTGCCGTGGCCGAGCCGGCCGGCGACCGTGCGGACGTCGGTGCCGGCGGCGATGAGCTCGGTGGCCGAGTAGTGGCGCAGGGAGTGCAGGCGGGTACTGCGGAGCTGGAGCTTGCGGGCCAGGCGGCCGTACCTCTGCGTGAGGGATCGCGGCGGCCAGGGAGCCGAGCCGTCGGGCGCTGGCGAGAACAGGTATGCGGCCCGGTCGAGCTCGACGCCGAGGGCGGCGCAGCGCTGCTCGCACGCCTGGCGGTGGGCGGTCAGGAGCGCGATCGTCTGCGGGTCGATGGTGACCCGGCGTTGCTGGCGTGTCTTGGTCGTCTTCTCCTTGAGGCCGGACTTCGGCTGCGCGTTGCTGCGCTGCAGGGTCAGCAGGGCGCCGTCCAGGTCGACGTGATGCCAGCGCAGGGCGCTGATCTCGCCGCGGCGCGAACCGGTGACCATGGTCAGCCACAGGAGCAGACCCCAATCCGGGTCGGCGGCCCACGCCTCGCCCAGGAGGCGAGCGGCCTCCGCCGCGGTCGGCGGATCCGGCTCGGTCGCCGCCGGCGACGGCGACACGGCCAGCTCGGCCTTGTTCACCGGGATCTGGTCCCAGCGGACGGCCCGGCCCAGGGCGCCGCTGAGAATGAAGTGAATCTTGCGGACCGTGCTGCTGCTCAGCGGCCGGCAGAGGTGGCCGGCCTTGCGTCGGCCGTCACAGCCGGAGCGGCAGCGCTGCAGGCGGGCGTACCAACGCTCCAGCATCTGAGCGTCGAGCTTCGACGCCTTCATAGCGCCGAGCGTCGGATCGATGTAGATCCGGATCAGGTCGTCGTACCGGTCCCGGGTGGTGTCCTCCAACTCCGCGACCTCGAGCCACTGGTCGATCGCCTGGCGAACGGTGAGGTCCGACTTCGGATGCCGGTCCTCGTCGACCTGGGCCTGCATGCGTGTGAGCTCGATCTCGGCGGCCGCGTACGTCATCGCCGTCTTTCGCTCGTAGCGCTCCTTGCCAGTCAGCGGGTCCGTGCCGGCGTAGACGATCGCCTGGAAGCTCCCGGACGGGAGCGGACGGATGTGCCCCCGCGCGCGGCGACGACGTTGTGGCATGGATGGGACGTTAACAGCGTTCCATGCACGAACCCTTGCACGGAACGGACATGAAAAAGCTGACCTGCCCGAACGGGCAGGTCAGCGGGTGTAGCCCCGACCGGATTCGAACCGGCGCTACCGCCTTGAGAGGGCGGCGTCCTGGGCCTCTAGACGACGGGGCCGTACGGTGCTGCGATCGTGCTGCGGCGCTGGGGTACCAGGACTCGAACCTAGACTAGCTGAACCAGAATCAGCCGGGCTGCCAATTACCCCATACCCCAAGAGGAACGCCCACCTGCTCGGCGCGCCGGATGACGATGTTAGCCCATGCCCGCAGCGGTGCCCAATCCGGCCCGTGCGGCGCGCAGCCGATCGAGCGTCGACCCGCGTCCGAGCAGCTCGATCGACTCGAACAGCGGGGGTGAGACGGTCCGCCCGGTCACCGCCACCCGCACCGGCCCGTACGCGACCCGCGGCTTGAGCCCCAGGCCGGTCACGAGCGCTCCTTCCAGCGCCTCCTGGATCTCCGGGTGGGTCCAGGTGGACAGCTCGCCCAGCGCCGTCACAGCGGCGTCCAGGACCGGGGCGGCGGCAGCGGTGAGCACCTTGGCCGCGGCCGCCGGGTCGACCGCGAAGTGGTGGTCCGGGACGAAGAAGAACCCGAGCAGGTCGGCCGCCTCCACCAGCGTGGCCGCCCGCTCCTGCACCAGCGGCGCGGCCGCGGCGACCAGGTCGAGCTGCGCG
The DNA window shown above is from Mycobacteriales bacterium and carries:
- a CDS encoding tyrosine-type recombinase/integrase yields the protein MPQRRRRARGHIRPLPSGSFQAIVYAGTDPLTGKERYERKTAMTYAAAEIELTRMQAQVDEDRHPKSDLTVRQAIDQWLEVAELEDTTRDRYDDLIRIYIDPTLGAMKASKLDAQMLERWYARLQRCRSGCDGRRKAGHLCRPLSSSTVRKIHFILSGALGRAVRWDQIPVNKAELAVSPSPAATEPDPPTAAEAARLLGEAWAADPDWGLLLWLTMVTGSRRGEISALRWHHVDLDGALLTLQRSNAQPKSGLKEKTTKTRQQRRVTIDPQTIALLTAHRQACEQRCAALGVELDRAAYLFSPAPDGSAPWPPRSLTQRYGRLARKLQLRSTRLHSLRHYSATELIAAGTDVRTVAGRLGHGSGGATTLKVYAAWVDEAGQRAAETMGGIMPAIVVPAPRAPRGPYEVIAAELRQQIQDGRLAPGSFVPSTNELATAYNVSIATSHRAVALLSAEGLIEVSGLLQGSVTSEIAWPVAGLGGCCCAEAVPEGVPRGRRAGRA